The following are from one region of the Amycolatopsis sp. QT-25 genome:
- the galE gene encoding UDP-glucose 4-epimerase GalE, which yields MTDEPTKTLKLMVTGGAGYVGSVCAARLIEAGHDVTVVDDLSTGHADAVHPDATFVEGDAAEVAQRLLGDGFDGVLHFAAKSLVGESMTDPAKYWEGNVLTSLRLLEAMRDHGTKRLVFSSTAATYGEPESSPIPETAPTRPTNTYGATKLAIDHAITSFSRAHGIAAVSLRYFNVAGAYGSFGERHATETHLIPLVLQVVTGDRERIQIFGDDYPTADGTAIRDYIHVVDLADAHLLALRHAADGEHRVYNLGSGTGFSVLEVIEACRRTTGHEIPAAVAPRRAGDPSVLVASSERANDELGWKPERTDLDGIVADAWTFTRSRQTA from the coding sequence GTGACCGACGAACCGACCAAGACCCTGAAGCTGATGGTGACGGGCGGCGCCGGTTATGTGGGCAGTGTCTGCGCGGCCCGCCTCATCGAGGCCGGGCACGACGTCACCGTGGTCGACGACCTCTCCACCGGGCACGCCGACGCGGTGCACCCCGACGCCACCTTCGTCGAGGGTGACGCCGCCGAGGTCGCTCAGCGCCTTCTCGGCGACGGATTCGACGGTGTCCTCCACTTCGCCGCGAAGTCGCTGGTCGGCGAATCGATGACGGATCCGGCGAAGTACTGGGAAGGCAATGTCCTGACCTCGCTTCGCCTGCTGGAAGCAATGCGCGATCACGGCACGAAGCGGCTGGTGTTCTCCTCCACCGCGGCCACCTACGGCGAACCGGAGTCCTCCCCCATCCCGGAGACGGCACCGACGCGGCCGACCAACACCTACGGCGCGACGAAGCTGGCCATCGACCACGCGATCACCTCGTTCTCGCGCGCCCATGGCATCGCCGCCGTCAGCCTGCGCTACTTCAACGTCGCCGGCGCCTACGGCTCCTTCGGCGAACGGCACGCCACCGAAACCCATCTGATCCCCCTCGTGCTCCAGGTCGTCACCGGGGACCGCGAGCGGATCCAGATCTTCGGTGACGACTACCCGACCGCCGACGGCACCGCCATCCGCGACTACATCCACGTGGTCGACCTCGCCGACGCGCACCTGCTGGCCCTGCGCCACGCGGCCGACGGCGAGCACCGCGTCTACAACCTCGGCAGCGGCACCGGTTTCTCCGTGCTCGAGGTGATCGAGGCGTGCCGCCGCACCACCGGTCACGAGATCCCCGCCGCGGTCGCGCCGCGCCGGGCGGGCGACCCGTCGGTGCTGGTGGCCTCCAGCGAACGGGCGAACGACGAACTCGGCTGGAAACCCGAGCGCACCGACCTCGACGGCATCGTGGCCGACGCCTGGACGTTCACCCGGTCCCGCCAGACCGCCTGA
- the galK gene encoding galactokinase yields the protein MSAASDAAETFRTLHGRSPAGVWSAPGRVNLIGEHTDYNDGFVLPFALPHRLAAAVSPRKDGVLTVATLGSDGKVQESGSLTIADLRPGSVEGWAAYPAGVAWVLRDQGFGGGADVAIAGDVPSGAGLSSSHALECAVALALLGLADITPGAGADSPSLHEVARWVQRAENDFVGAPTGLLDQTASLCCTESNVLFLDVRSGEMEQVPFRLEESGVRILIMDTRTKHSHVEGGYGERRKGCERAAELLEVKALRDIDADGLDAVLDRVPSELVPLVRHVVTENQRVLDTVELLRAGRLTEIGPQLDASHVSMRDDYRISTRELDLAVASAREAGALGARMTGGGFGGSAIALVRESDVDTVGRAVKAAYEAADLRHPRLFTAVPSRGAGRDEL from the coding sequence GTGAGCGCCGCGTCCGACGCCGCGGAGACCTTCCGGACCCTCCACGGCCGGTCTCCGGCGGGAGTCTGGTCCGCACCCGGCCGGGTGAACCTGATCGGTGAGCACACCGACTACAACGACGGTTTCGTGCTGCCCTTCGCCCTCCCGCACCGGCTCGCCGCCGCGGTGAGCCCGCGCAAGGACGGCGTGCTGACCGTGGCCACGCTCGGCTCGGACGGCAAGGTCCAGGAATCCGGCTCGCTCACCATCGCCGATCTGCGGCCCGGTTCGGTCGAAGGGTGGGCCGCGTACCCGGCGGGGGTCGCGTGGGTGCTGCGGGACCAGGGCTTCGGCGGCGGCGCGGACGTGGCGATCGCGGGGGACGTGCCCTCGGGGGCGGGCCTGTCCTCCTCTCACGCGCTCGAATGCGCGGTCGCGCTCGCCCTCCTGGGGCTGGCGGACATCACTCCCGGGGCGGGCGCCGATTCGCCGAGCCTGCACGAAGTCGCCCGCTGGGTGCAGCGTGCGGAGAACGACTTCGTCGGTGCGCCGACCGGCCTGCTCGATCAGACCGCTTCCTTGTGCTGCACGGAATCGAACGTGCTGTTCCTCGACGTCCGCTCCGGTGAAATGGAGCAGGTGCCGTTCCGGTTGGAGGAATCCGGCGTCCGGATCCTGATCATGGACACCCGGACGAAGCATTCGCACGTCGAGGGCGGCTACGGCGAACGCCGGAAGGGCTGTGAGCGCGCCGCGGAACTGCTCGAAGTGAAGGCGCTGCGGGACATCGACGCCGACGGGCTGGACGCCGTCCTCGACAGGGTGCCGTCCGAACTCGTGCCGCTGGTGCGCCACGTGGTGACGGAGAACCAGCGCGTCCTCGACACGGTGGAGCTCCTGCGGGCGGGCCGGCTCACCGAGATCGGCCCCCAGCTGGACGCCTCGCACGTCAGCATGCGCGACGACTACCGGATCTCCACCCGTGAACTCGACCTCGCCGTCGCTTCGGCGCGCGAAGCCGGGGCGCTGGGGGCGAGGATGACCGGCGGCGGCTTCGGCGGCTCGGCGATCGCGTTGGTCCGCGAGTCCGATGTGGACACAGTGGGACGGGCGGTGAAAGCCGCGTACGAAGCGGCGGATCTGCGTCACCCCAGGCTGTTCACCGCGGTGCCTTCGCGCGGCGCCGGCCGCGACGAGCTTTAG
- a CDS encoding metal-dependent transcriptional regulator has protein sequence MSNADEGDSVNDLIDTTEMYLRTIYELEEEGVVPLRARIAERLQQSGPTVSQTVARMERDGLVVVADDRHLQLTDHGRELAIAVMRKHRLAERLLVDVIGLEWEHVHNEACRWEHVMSEAVERKLVKLLDHPTTSPYGNPIPGLDKLGDGDPAPPAEADLVRLDEFARMGGGEVEIRRIAEHVQLDERLMTELKFVGIVPGSRVKVGKAAPGGTIEVTGGSTTAQVPVSALHAVLAQAR, from the coding sequence ATGAGCAACGCGGACGAAGGGGACAGCGTGAACGATCTCATCGACACCACAGAGATGTACTTGCGTACGATCTACGAGCTCGAAGAAGAAGGTGTCGTCCCGCTGCGGGCCCGGATCGCGGAGCGGCTGCAGCAGAGCGGCCCGACCGTGAGCCAGACCGTCGCCAGGATGGAACGCGACGGACTGGTCGTGGTCGCGGACGACAGGCACCTGCAGCTGACCGACCACGGTCGCGAGCTCGCCATCGCGGTCATGCGCAAGCATCGCCTGGCCGAGCGCCTCCTGGTCGATGTCATCGGCCTGGAGTGGGAGCACGTTCACAACGAGGCCTGCCGCTGGGAACACGTGATGAGCGAGGCCGTCGAGCGCAAGCTGGTCAAGCTGCTCGACCACCCCACCACCTCGCCCTACGGCAACCCGATCCCCGGGCTGGACAAGCTCGGCGACGGTGATCCCGCCCCGCCCGCCGAGGCCGACCTCGTGCGGCTCGACGAGTTCGCCCGGATGGGTGGCGGCGAGGTCGAGATCCGCCGGATCGCCGAGCACGTGCAGCTGGACGAGAGGCTGATGACGGAGCTCAAATTCGTCGGCATCGTGCCCGGCAGCCGGGTCAAGGTCGGCAAGGCGGCACCCGGCGGGACCATAGAGGTCACCGGCGGGAGCACCACCGCACAGGTTCCCGTGTCGGCGTTGCACGCCGTGCTGGCGCAGGCCAGGTGA
- a CDS encoding sulfurtransferase, whose protein sequence is MRPMVTTGELAAQLSGPESARSVILDVRWRLAGPPGAESYREAHLPGAVYVDLDTALAGEPGDGGRHPLPDPETLQRHLRAAGVRTGHPVVVYDDSDGSVAARAWWLLRWAGHTEVAVLDGGFAAWAEEERSLTSEVPSPAKGDIVVKPGGMPVLDADEAATLARNGVLFDARAQPRYTGETEPIDPRAGHIPGAVNAPFSGHLAEDGRWREAAELAERFEGLGVTPETPVGVYCGSGVTASSVVLALEVAGHPAPAALYAGSWSHWSRDPERPVATGELPG, encoded by the coding sequence ATGCGCCCCATGGTCACCACCGGCGAACTCGCCGCGCAGCTCTCCGGGCCGGAATCGGCACGCTCCGTGATCCTCGACGTCCGCTGGCGGCTCGCCGGCCCGCCCGGTGCCGAGTCCTACCGGGAGGCGCATCTCCCGGGCGCGGTGTACGTCGACCTCGACACGGCGCTCGCCGGGGAGCCGGGTGACGGCGGCCGCCATCCGCTGCCGGACCCGGAGACGCTGCAACGGCACTTGCGGGCGGCCGGGGTTCGCACCGGTCACCCGGTCGTGGTTTACGACGACTCCGACGGTTCGGTCGCGGCCAGGGCGTGGTGGCTGCTGCGCTGGGCCGGGCACACCGAGGTGGCCGTGCTCGACGGCGGGTTCGCCGCCTGGGCCGAGGAGGAGCGCTCTCTCACCAGCGAGGTCCCCTCGCCCGCGAAGGGGGACATCGTCGTGAAGCCCGGCGGCATGCCGGTGCTGGACGCGGACGAGGCCGCCACCCTCGCCAGGAACGGGGTGCTCTTCGACGCGCGGGCACAGCCGAGGTACACGGGGGAGACCGAGCCGATCGACCCGCGCGCCGGGCACATCCCCGGCGCGGTCAACGCCCCCTTCTCCGGGCATCTCGCGGAGGACGGCCGCTGGCGCGAGGCCGCGGAACTGGCCGAGCGGTTCGAAGGACTCGGCGTCACTCCGGAGACCCCGGTCGGTGTCTACTGTGGATCGGGGGTCACCGCCTCGTCCGTCGTGCTCGCGCTCGAAGTCGCCGGACACCCGGCGCCGGCGGCGCTGTACGCGGGCTCATGGTCGCACTGGTCCCGTGATCCGGAGCGTCCGGTGGCCACCGGGGAGCTGCCCGGCTGA
- a CDS encoding acetoin utilization protein AcuC, which produces MRAPAVVWDSSLLGYDLGGEHPFNPVRLELTIRLATELGVLDGVELLVPGPAGEDELRRVHLGEYIEAVRRAPMTGADFAHGLGTEDNPVFTGMHEASALVVGSTLLAARKIAEGEATRAVNIAGGLHHAMPGKASGFCVYNDCSVAISWLLDHGFDRIAYVDTDVHHGDGVQEAFFDDPRVLTVSLHQHPFTLWPGTGYAAEIGKGGAEGTVVNLPLPPGTRDGGWLRAFEAVVPSLLEQFRPQLLVTQCGVDSHEEDPLADLSLSVDGHRAIYRRLRELSEAHAGGRWLAVGGGGYQLIRVVPRSWTHLLATVLDRDVDPATALPPNWVASISRAAPKAEIPPRMSDDRDTGYVPWGDGADEPVDIAIRDTRRAIFPLHGLDPDDPRD; this is translated from the coding sequence ATGCGAGCACCGGCCGTCGTATGGGACTCCTCGCTGCTGGGTTACGACCTCGGCGGCGAGCATCCGTTCAATCCGGTCCGGCTCGAACTGACCATCCGGCTCGCCACCGAACTCGGCGTGCTCGACGGGGTCGAACTGCTTGTCCCCGGCCCGGCGGGCGAAGACGAGTTGCGCCGTGTGCACCTCGGCGAGTACATCGAGGCTGTCCGGCGAGCGCCGATGACCGGAGCCGATTTCGCGCACGGGCTCGGCACCGAGGACAACCCGGTGTTCACCGGGATGCACGAGGCCTCCGCGCTGGTCGTCGGCTCGACGTTGCTGGCCGCGCGCAAGATCGCCGAGGGCGAGGCGACCAGGGCGGTGAACATCGCCGGCGGGCTGCACCACGCCATGCCGGGCAAGGCGTCGGGTTTCTGCGTCTACAACGACTGTTCGGTGGCGATCTCGTGGCTGCTGGACCACGGCTTCGACCGCATCGCCTACGTCGACACCGACGTCCACCACGGCGACGGTGTGCAGGAGGCGTTCTTCGACGACCCCCGGGTACTGACCGTTTCCCTGCACCAGCATCCGTTCACGTTGTGGCCGGGCACGGGCTATGCGGCAGAGATCGGCAAGGGCGGGGCCGAAGGCACCGTGGTCAATCTGCCGCTGCCGCCCGGTACTCGCGACGGCGGCTGGCTGCGGGCGTTCGAGGCGGTGGTGCCGTCGCTGCTGGAGCAGTTCCGGCCGCAGCTCCTCGTCACCCAATGCGGCGTCGACTCCCACGAGGAAGACCCGCTGGCGGACCTCTCGCTCTCGGTGGACGGCCATCGGGCCATCTACCGCCGGCTGCGCGAGTTGTCCGAGGCGCACGCCGGCGGCCGCTGGCTCGCCGTGGGCGGCGGTGGCTACCAGCTGATCCGGGTGGTGCCGCGGTCGTGGACCCATCTGCTCGCCACCGTGCTCGACCGTGACGTCGACCCGGCGACGGCCCTGCCGCCGAACTGGGTCGCGTCGATCTCCCGGGCGGCGCCGAAGGCCGAGATCCCGCCCCGCATGTCCGACGACCGCGACACCGGCTACGTCCCGTGGGGAGACGGGGCGGACGAACCGGTCGACATCGCCATCCGCGACACCCGCCGCGCGATCTTCCCGCTGCACGGCCTCGATCCGGACGATCCGAGGGACTGA
- a CDS encoding bifunctional GNAT family N-acetyltransferase/acetate--CoA ligase family protein → MASEDTQRDPYDFPREWEADVLLSDGGTVHLRPVIPSDADGLVAFHGRLSERTRYFRYFGAYPRIPQRDLRRFSVVDHHDRVAFVALLGDDIVAVGRYERLERGPSAEVAFVVDDAHQGRGLGSILLEHLAAAASECGLRRFVAEVLAENAAMVRVFRDAGYQVSREIEEGVLHLEFDIDPTEESLAVARSREQAAEARSVHNLLHPKSVAVIGASTDPTKIGYVALTNLLSADFAGTVYPVNPEHKSVRGVRAYPSVVDIPEDVDLALVAVPAEAVESVLDGALAKGVKTLLIVSGGFAEAGPHGLHAELRLVGEARAHGMRVVGPNALGVLNTDASVRLNATLAPRLPARGRTGFFCQSGALGTAILADAEARGLGLSTFVSAGNRADVSGNDLLQYWETDPATDLVLLYLESFGNPRKFARLARRLARTKPVVAVKSGRHAVRPQLAATSAEVDESSVQALFEQAGVVRVDTLAQLFDTALVFAHQPLPAGPRVAIVGNSSAIGLLAADTARAHGLRLSADPVDVGPQASPEEFAAAVREALNSPETDALVVVFVPPLAIPGAAYARALREAVVEMDKNKPIVSTFLAVEGVPDELAVLSEDGVPTRGSVPSYPSPERAVNSLARVVRYAAWRQRPQGNLVRPAGLHAEQAQVIVAELLAGEDGRTTLLSDDDVVRLLGCYGIDVVPFRVASSSDEAVKAAEELGFPIALKAVDERLRGRPDLAGVRLDLSSVDGVRRAYADLREISQDDEVYVQRMAPKGISCVVGLQDDPSFGTLVSFGLSGLVSTLLGDRAYRAVPLTDVDAATLLREPRTSPLLTGYRGDEPADLAALQDIVLRAAALAEDNPEVRSMTLDPILASPDGAFVANARIVLGPPPSRPDTGPRRLRPINAPA, encoded by the coding sequence ATGGCCAGTGAGGACACCCAACGCGACCCCTACGACTTCCCGCGGGAGTGGGAGGCCGACGTCCTGCTCTCCGACGGCGGCACGGTGCACCTGCGCCCGGTGATCCCCAGCGACGCCGACGGGCTCGTCGCCTTCCACGGGCGGTTGTCCGAACGCACCCGGTACTTCCGGTACTTCGGCGCCTATCCGCGGATCCCGCAGCGTGACCTCCGACGGTTCTCCGTCGTCGACCACCACGACAGGGTCGCCTTCGTCGCGCTGCTGGGCGACGACATCGTCGCGGTCGGCCGCTACGAACGGCTCGAACGCGGACCGTCGGCAGAGGTCGCGTTCGTCGTCGACGACGCCCATCAGGGCCGCGGGCTCGGGTCGATCCTGCTGGAGCACCTGGCCGCCGCCGCCTCGGAATGCGGGCTTCGCCGCTTCGTCGCCGAGGTGCTCGCCGAGAACGCGGCGATGGTCCGCGTGTTCCGCGACGCGGGCTATCAGGTCAGCCGCGAGATCGAAGAAGGCGTGCTGCACCTGGAGTTCGACATCGACCCGACCGAGGAGTCGCTCGCGGTCGCCCGCTCCCGTGAGCAGGCCGCCGAGGCACGCAGCGTGCACAACCTGCTGCATCCGAAGTCGGTGGCGGTGATCGGCGCGTCCACCGATCCGACGAAGATCGGTTACGTCGCTCTGACGAACCTGCTCAGCGCCGACTTCGCCGGCACGGTCTACCCGGTCAACCCGGAGCACAAGTCCGTCCGCGGTGTGCGTGCCTATCCGTCCGTGGTGGACATCCCCGAGGACGTCGACCTCGCGCTGGTCGCCGTGCCCGCCGAGGCCGTCGAGTCCGTTTTGGACGGTGCGCTGGCCAAAGGGGTCAAGACCCTCCTGATCGTCTCGGGCGGGTTCGCCGAGGCCGGTCCGCACGGGCTGCACGCCGAACTGAGGCTGGTCGGGGAGGCCAGGGCGCACGGGATGCGGGTCGTCGGCCCGAACGCGCTGGGCGTGCTCAACACCGACGCCTCGGTCCGGCTCAACGCCACCCTCGCGCCCCGCCTGCCCGCACGCGGCCGCACCGGGTTCTTCTGCCAGTCCGGCGCGCTGGGCACCGCGATCCTCGCCGACGCCGAAGCGCGCGGTCTCGGGCTTTCGACGTTCGTCTCGGCGGGGAACCGGGCCGACGTCTCCGGCAACGACCTGCTCCAGTACTGGGAGACCGATCCCGCGACCGACCTCGTCCTGCTGTACCTGGAATCGTTCGGCAACCCACGCAAGTTCGCCCGGCTCGCGCGGCGGCTGGCGCGGACGAAGCCGGTGGTGGCGGTGAAATCCGGCAGGCACGCCGTCCGCCCGCAACTCGCCGCGACTTCGGCGGAGGTCGACGAGTCCAGCGTCCAAGCCCTGTTCGAGCAGGCGGGCGTCGTCCGCGTCGACACGCTCGCGCAGCTCTTCGACACCGCGTTGGTCTTCGCGCATCAGCCGTTGCCCGCCGGCCCGCGGGTCGCCATCGTGGGCAACTCCAGCGCCATCGGGTTGCTCGCCGCCGACACCGCGCGGGCGCACGGCCTCCGGCTGAGCGCCGACCCGGTCGACGTCGGGCCGCAGGCGAGCCCGGAGGAATTCGCCGCCGCCGTGCGCGAAGCCCTCAACTCCCCGGAGACCGACGCGCTCGTCGTGGTCTTCGTGCCGCCGCTCGCGATTCCGGGTGCGGCCTACGCCCGCGCGCTGCGGGAGGCCGTCGTCGAGATGGACAAGAACAAGCCGATCGTGTCGACCTTCCTCGCCGTCGAGGGGGTGCCGGACGAACTGGCCGTGTTGTCCGAGGACGGCGTGCCGACGCGGGGTTCGGTCCCGTCATATCCCAGTCCCGAACGGGCGGTGAACTCGCTCGCGCGGGTCGTGCGCTACGCGGCCTGGCGGCAGCGGCCGCAAGGCAACCTGGTGCGGCCCGCGGGCCTGCATGCCGAGCAGGCGCAGGTGATCGTCGCCGAACTGCTGGCGGGCGAGGACGGCAGGACGACGCTGCTGTCCGACGACGACGTGGTCCGGCTCCTGGGCTGCTACGGGATCGACGTCGTCCCGTTCCGGGTCGCCTCGTCCTCGGACGAGGCGGTGAAGGCGGCAGAGGAACTGGGCTTCCCGATCGCCCTCAAGGCCGTCGACGAACGCCTGCGCGGCAGGCCGGACCTCGCGGGCGTACGGCTCGATTTGTCCTCTGTGGACGGAGTACGCCGGGCGTACGCCGATCTGCGCGAAATCTCCCAAGACGACGAGGTCTACGTCCAGCGGATGGCACCGAAGGGGATCTCGTGCGTGGTGGGGCTGCAAGACGATCCGTCGTTCGGCACACTTGTTTCGTTCGGCCTCTCCGGGCTGGTCAGTACGCTGCTGGGGGACAGGGCCTACCGCGCGGTCCCGCTCACCGACGTCGATGCCGCCACGCTGCTGCGCGAGCCGCGGACGTCACCGCTGCTCACCGGATACCGCGGTGACGAACCGGCGGATCTGGCGGCACTCCAGGACATCGTGCTGCGCGCCGCGGCGCTGGCGGAGGACAATCCCGAGGTCCGTTCCATGACGCTCGACCCGATCCTGGCCTCACCCGACGGCGCTTTCGTCGCCAACGCCCGGATCGTGCTAGGTCCGCCGCCTTCCCGCCCCGACACCGGGCCGCGACGGTTGCGGCCCATCAACGCCCCGGCTTGA
- a CDS encoding aminotransferase class I/II-fold pyridoxal phosphate-dependent enzyme, producing MTTASVDVESARRDYAALVDRGLSLDITRGKPSPRQLDLADGLLALPGDVRKAEDGTDVRNYGGLKGLPELRRIFAGPLQVPAEQLLAAGNSSLELMHDSIVQAFLSKLPGAERRWADEPSVKFLCPVPGYDRHFALAERFGIELIQVPLTETGPDMAVVERLVAEDAAVKGIWCVPKYSNPTGVTYDDDSVRRLATMTTAAPDFRIFWDNAYAVHHLTEDEARLADLLALATEAGNADRVFVFGSTSKITYAGGGVGFFGASEANLAWWTGLIGKRTIGPDKINQLRHAQFLRDEDGVREHMRKHAELIGPKFAAVDEILTKELGESGLATWTKPTGGYFVSLTVPSGTAKEVVRLAKEAGIALTPAGATHPYGEDPEDAVIRIAPTYPELAEVEEAIRGLVVCVRLAAATKR from the coding sequence ATGACCACTGCATCTGTCGATGTCGAGAGCGCCCGCCGCGACTACGCGGCCCTCGTCGACCGTGGCCTCTCCCTGGACATCACCCGCGGCAAGCCGTCCCCTCGCCAGCTGGACCTCGCCGACGGGCTGCTCGCCCTCCCCGGAGACGTGCGCAAGGCCGAGGACGGCACGGACGTACGCAACTACGGCGGCCTGAAGGGCTTGCCCGAGCTCCGCCGTATCTTCGCCGGGCCGCTGCAGGTCCCGGCCGAGCAGTTGCTGGCCGCGGGCAACTCCAGCTTGGAGCTCATGCACGACTCGATCGTGCAGGCCTTCCTCAGCAAGCTCCCGGGCGCCGAGCGCCGCTGGGCCGACGAGCCGAGCGTGAAGTTCCTGTGCCCGGTGCCGGGATACGACCGCCACTTCGCGCTGGCCGAGCGTTTCGGGATCGAGCTGATCCAGGTGCCGCTCACCGAGACCGGCCCGGACATGGCGGTCGTCGAGCGCCTCGTCGCCGAGGACGCCGCGGTCAAGGGCATCTGGTGCGTGCCGAAGTACAGCAACCCGACCGGTGTCACCTACGACGACGACTCCGTGCGCCGCCTGGCGACGATGACCACGGCCGCCCCGGACTTCCGGATCTTCTGGGACAACGCCTACGCCGTGCACCACCTCACCGAGGACGAGGCGCGGCTGGCGGACCTGCTCGCGCTGGCCACCGAAGCGGGCAACGCCGACCGCGTGTTCGTCTTCGGCTCCACCTCGAAGATCACCTACGCCGGTGGCGGTGTCGGCTTCTTCGGCGCCTCCGAGGCCAACCTGGCCTGGTGGACCGGCCTCATCGGCAAGCGGACCATCGGCCCGGACAAGATCAACCAGCTCCGGCACGCCCAGTTCCTCCGCGACGAGGACGGCGTCCGCGAGCACATGCGCAAGCACGCCGAGCTCATCGGGCCGAAGTTCGCGGCCGTCGACGAGATCCTCACCAAGGAGCTGGGCGAATCGGGCCTCGCGACCTGGACCAAGCCGACCGGTGGGTACTTCGTCTCGCTGACCGTGCCGTCGGGGACCGCCAAGGAGGTCGTGCGGCTGGCCAAGGAGGCGGGCATCGCCCTGACCCCGGCCGGCGCGACGCACCCGTACGGTGAGGACCCCGAAGACGCCGTCATCCGGATCGCGCCGACGTATCCGGAGCTGGCCGAGGTCGAAGAGGCCATCCGCGGTCTCGTCGTCTGTGTTCGCCTTGCCGCGGCGACGAAGAGATAA
- a CDS encoding NAD(P)/FAD-dependent oxidoreductase, which translates to MKAVIIGGGISGTVTAMALRRAGIEASVHEAYPSGGEDAGAFLTIMHNGMDALRAIGAEAPVIDTSFAAAGLELVTPDGRTVERRSFDVEGSGGLAGPRTLTRAALYRALQEETISRGITFERGKRLVSASPGIARFEDGSTAEGDILIGADGLRSVVRTIIDPDCPPPRSTGLDVVYGYTTDTSIPQAPSLYRMIQSLHASFGYTSTPDGSTYWFARLPTAEGVRVGLSAAEWRSAAFAAFDGEPLPAAEIIQSTGDDVFGGHSYDVPSTPVWSNASMVLVGDAAHAASPAAGQGASMAMEDSVVLARCLRDLPDTPTAFAVYERLRRARVEKLVASSAAVSSGTTPDRDRTWLYRHHIEWDAKITRD; encoded by the coding sequence GTGAAGGCTGTGATCATCGGCGGTGGCATCTCGGGCACGGTGACCGCGATGGCGCTGCGGCGGGCCGGGATCGAAGCGAGCGTCCACGAGGCGTACCCGTCCGGCGGCGAGGACGCGGGCGCGTTCCTGACGATCATGCACAACGGCATGGACGCCCTGCGCGCGATCGGCGCCGAGGCTCCGGTGATCGACACTTCGTTCGCCGCCGCCGGGCTGGAACTCGTGACCCCGGACGGGCGGACCGTCGAGCGCCGGTCGTTCGACGTGGAGGGCTCAGGCGGTCTCGCCGGGCCGCGCACCTTGACGCGGGCGGCGCTCTACCGTGCGCTGCAAGAGGAAACGATCTCGCGCGGGATCACCTTCGAACGCGGGAAACGGCTGGTTTCCGCGTCGCCGGGGATCGCTCGCTTCGAGGACGGGTCGACCGCCGAGGGCGACATCCTCATCGGTGCCGACGGACTGCGGTCGGTCGTCCGGACCATCATCGACCCTGATTGCCCGCCTCCGCGCTCGACGGGTCTCGACGTCGTCTACGGCTACACGACCGACACGAGCATCCCGCAGGCGCCGTCCCTCTATCGGATGATCCAGAGCCTGCACGCCTCTTTCGGCTACACGAGCACACCCGACGGCTCGACCTACTGGTTCGCGCGGCTTCCCACGGCCGAGGGTGTCCGCGTCGGTCTTTCGGCGGCCGAGTGGCGCTCGGCGGCTTTCGCCGCTTTCGACGGGGAACCGTTGCCCGCCGCGGAAATCATCCAGTCGACGGGGGACGACGTCTTCGGCGGTCACTCCTACGACGTGCCCTCGACGCCGGTGTGGTCCAACGCGTCGATGGTGCTCGTCGGCGACGCCGCGCACGCGGCCTCACCCGCCGCGGGGCAGGGTGCGTCGATGGCGATGGAGGACAGTGTCGTGCTGGCTCGGTGCTTGCGCGATCTTCCCGATACGCCAACGGCTTTCGCGGTCTACGAGCGGTTGCGTCGGGCGCGGGTGGAGAAGCTGGTGGCCAGTAGCGCGGCGGTGTCTTCGGGGACGACGCCCGACAGGGACCGCACCTGGCTGTATCGGCACCACATCGAGTGGGACGCGAAGATCACCCGCGATTAG